The Jatrophihabitans sp. genome contains the following window.
GCCCCTCATGTGCCTACTGTCGCATTTCTGGGACCGGCGCACACCTAGGCGTGCGCTGCCGGCTGTGCGGCGATTAGGCTAGCCGCACCGTTGCCGGCCGGTCGGCGGGGCCGGATTCGGCTGACACCCGCCGGTCCACCAGGTCATGAGGAGACGTACGTGCCGAAGTCGAAGGTTCGCAAGAAGTCGAGCTACCAGCCCTCGCCAGCGACCGGCGCGCGCGCTTCGGCCGGCGGCGACGCCAAGATGGTCAAGCCGAGCCCTCCCTGGTACCCAGCCGTGATGGCGGCATTCTTGCTGATCGGGCTGGCCTACATCGTCGTCTACTACATGGCGGCCGAGAGCATTCCGTTCATGAACAGCCTGGGCAGCTGGAACTTCGCGGTCGGCTTCGGCTTTCTGATCGTCGGCCTGGGACTGGCGGTTCGCTGGCGGTAAGCGCCCGCCAGCGTTATCCACAGGTTATTGCACCGCTGTGATTACACCGCTGTAGTTCTCCCCAGGTTCGTCCACTCCTGTGGATGAACCTGGACGCGTCAGGTGACCCGGGGTGTGTGAGACGGCCATGCTCGAGGCCCGCAAGCCGTCCAGCTCTGCGAACAGGTCGTCGCGGATCTGTTCGGTGCGCCAGAGCGCCAGAGCCATCAGCACCACCAGCAGTCCTGCCAGGCTGGCCACCTGGATGGCGCGTAACCGGTCGGTCAGCGGCCCCCGGCGGTTCATGGTCCAGCCCAGCAGCGCCAGGCTGGCCAGGCCGCCGAGCACGAAGCCGCCGATATGACCTAGCTTGGAGATGCCGGGCACCGAGAAGGTGAAGATGAAGTTGATCCCGATCGTGATCACCAGCGACCGGGTGTCGAATCCGACCACCCGGGACAGCACCAGCGCCGCCGCGAACAGCCCGAAGATCGCTCCGGAGGCGCCCACCACCGGCTGGCGGACGTCGCCCATCAGCATGATGGCCACCGAGCCGCCGAGCGCGCCGAGCAGGTAGACGGCCAGGAAGCGCCACCAGCCCATCACCCGTTCCAGCGGCGGGCCGATGACGTAGAGGGCGAACATGTTGAGCAGCAGGTGCAGCGGGCCCAGGTGCAGGAAGGCCGCCGTCACCAGCCGCAGGTAGTCACGCTGGAAGCCCACCACATTGGGCACCAGCTCCCAGTCCTGGAACAGCTCGGTGTTGGTGTTGTCGATCAGCGAGCTGCCCGGGCCCAGGCCGGTCAGCAGGTAGATCACCACGTTCAGCGCGATCAGCGCCCAGGTGATGTACGGGGTCTGCGAGCCGACCCGGGCGCCCAGCACCGTCCGCCCCTGGCGGACCGTGGCCGCGCCGGCCTTGACGTCGTCCGGGCACTGAAAGCCCACCGAGGCCGCCCGCTGGCAGTCAGGGCAGATAGGACGGTCGCAGCGGACGCACCGCACGCCGGTGAGCCGGTCCGGATGCCGGTAGCAACCGGCGAAGCCGGGGTACGGGTCCGGTCCAGCGGGCGGTTGCGTCGGCTGCATGTCCCTTGCTCTCGTATCGGCCGAGGGGCCTAGGCGTCGGTGATGGTGATGGAGTTGATGGTGATGTCGGTGACCGGGCGGTCCGCGGCGCCGGTGCGGGTCTTGCCGATGGCGTCCACCACCGCCCGGCTGTCGGCGTCGGCGACCTCGCCGAAGATGGTGTGCTTGCGGTTGAGGTGCGGGGTGGGGGTGGTGGTGATGAAGAACTGGCTGCCGTTGGTGCCCGGGCCGGCGTTGGCCATCGCGAGCAGGTACGGCCGGTCAAAGCTCAGCTCGGGGTGGAACTCGTCGCCGAAGTTGTAGCCCGGGCCGCCGGTGCCCCGGCCCAGCGGGTCGCCGCCCTGGATCATGAAGTTGTCGATGACCCGGTGAAAGACGGTGCCGTCGTAGAGGTTGGCGGTGGT
Protein-coding sequences here:
- a CDS encoding cell division protein CrgA, which codes for MPKSKVRKKSSYQPSPATGARASAGGDAKMVKPSPPWYPAVMAAFLLIGLAYIVVYYMAAESIPFMNSLGSWNFAVGFGFLIVGLGLAVRWR
- a CDS encoding rhomboid family intramembrane serine protease, coding for MQPTQPPAGPDPYPGFAGCYRHPDRLTGVRCVRCDRPICPDCQRAASVGFQCPDDVKAGAATVRQGRTVLGARVGSQTPYITWALIALNVVIYLLTGLGPGSSLIDNTNTELFQDWELVPNVVGFQRDYLRLVTAAFLHLGPLHLLLNMFALYVIGPPLERVMGWWRFLAVYLLGALGGSVAIMLMGDVRQPVVGASGAIFGLFAAALVLSRVVGFDTRSLVITIGINFIFTFSVPGISKLGHIGGFVLGGLASLALLGWTMNRRGPLTDRLRAIQVASLAGLLVVLMALALWRTEQIRDDLFAELDGLRASSMAVSHTPGHLTRPGSSTGVDEPGENYSGVITAVQ
- a CDS encoding peptidylprolyl isomerase; protein product: MTAATQKATLHTSAGDITVELFGNHAPKTVANFVELATGAKEWTDPRTGKKTTANLYDGTVFHRVIDNFMIQGGDPLGRGTGGPGYNFGDEFHPELSFDRPYLLAMANAGPGTNGSQFFITTTPTPHLNRKHTIFGEVADADSRAVVDAIGKTRTGAADRPVTDITINSITITDA